Proteins from one Tenrec ecaudatus isolate mTenEca1 chromosome 8, mTenEca1.hap1, whole genome shotgun sequence genomic window:
- the NKX3-1 gene encoding homeobox protein Nkx-3.1: protein MLRSPQPQPGDSGPADRLPQTTPAPQSKPLTSFLIQDILGNGTERGGSLEPQPDPRGAPEAEPEGGRGRAGDPEEELGSQASAARGEARSPAETEPERHFETYLLDCENASGALPSLPPTPKQPQKRSRAAFSHTQVIELERKFSHQKYLSAPERAHLAKHLKLTETQVKIWFQNRRYKTKRKQLTSDLGDLEKHPSLPALKEEGFARAPLVSVYNSYPYYPYLYCLGSWSPAFW from the exons ATGCTCCGGTCTCCGCAGCCGCAGCCCGGGGACTCGGGGCCCGCCGATCGCCTGCCCCAGACCACGCCGGCGCCCCAGTCTAAGCCGCTCACCTCCTTCCTCATCCAGGACATCCTAGGGAACGGCACGGAGCGGGGTGGCAGCCTGGAGCCCCAGCCGGACCCACGCGGAGCCCCGGAGGCGGAGCCCGAGGGAGGCCGAGGCCGTGCCGGGGACCCGGAGGAGGAGCTGGGCTCCCAGGCCAGCGCCGCTCGGGGGGAGGCCCGGAGCCCCGCGGAGACGGAGCCAG AGAGGCACTTTGAGACTTATCTGTTGGACTGTGAAAACGCTTCAGGCGCCTTACCAAGCCTCCCACCAACACCCAAGCAGCCGCAGAAGCGCTCCCGGGCTGCCTTCTCCCACACGCAGGTCATCGAGTTGGAGCGGAAGTTCAGCCACCAGAAGTACCTGTCAGCCCCTGAAAGGGCTCACCTGGCCAAGCACCTGAAGCTCACCGAGACCCAAGTGAAAATATGGTTCCAGAACAGACGCTATAAGACCAAGCGGAAGCAACTCACTTCCGACCTAGGAGACCTGGAGAAGCACCCCTCTCTGCCAGCTCTGAAAGAGGAGGGCTTTGCCCGGGCCCCCCTGGTCTCCGTGTATAACAGCTACCCCTATTACCCTTACCTTTACTGCCTGGGGAGCTGGAGCCCTGCTTTCTGGTAA